In Schistocerca piceifrons isolate TAMUIC-IGC-003096 chromosome 9, iqSchPice1.1, whole genome shotgun sequence, the following proteins share a genomic window:
- the LOC124717262 gene encoding transmembrane protein 70 homolog, mitochondrial-like → METLRVTCVLSRNLRKSIFCERQLLNHRLLTINVFAARNQSTQQTDVKVYHGPLAQQIRGVKLFSLVTSAGGLVAQPYLIQHATTFGNLPLSIAMLGFIGCFTYVTPFLLHWITKKYVTEIRYTPDREVYTAVVYNFFLKEKKIIFRPEDVEVPEVPGMFSSFHVRGIPLFVDPRMFEDKSHYARIMGYDKPLDLKLGDLENDKKT, encoded by the coding sequence ATGGAGACATTGCGAGTAACATGTGTTTTGTCAAGAAATTTGCGAAAAAGTATTTTCTGCGAGAGACAGTTGTTGAACCATCGACTATTGACGATAAATGTTTTTGCTGCAAGGAACCAAAGTactcaacaaaccgatgttaaggtgtATCATGGACCATTGGCACAGCAGATTCGAGGAGTGAAGTTATTTTCATTGGTTACTAGTGCAGGCGGTCTGGTTGCTCAGCCGTACCTTATTCAACATGCAACAACTTTCGGAAATTTACCGCTGTCCATTGCAATGCTCGGGTTTATAGGATGTTTCACATACGTAACGCCGTTCTTATTGCATTGGATAACAAAAAAGTATGTGACGGAGATTAGATACACGCCAGATAGGGAAGTTTACACTGCTGTAGTGTACAACTTTTTTCTGAAGGAGAAAAAGATAATATTTCGCCCAGAGGATGTCGAAGTACCAGAAGTTCCTGGCATGTTCTCTTCCTTCCACGTCAGAGGTATTCCTTTATTTGTTGATCCTAGGATGTTTGAAGACAAATCGCATTATGCTCGTATAATGGGATATGACAAACCTCTAGACTTGAAGCTTGGAGACCTGGAAAATGATAAGAAAACGTGA